A stretch of DNA from Vibrio palustris:
TAATGGCTGCGCGTGATTGCCCATTGGATAAAACCGCCGATTACCAATAACGGCCGGCGGTTTGTATCATCAATCACTCTGCGGCTCGAGCGCCCACTTTAGTGGGCGTAAAGGTAAGCTGTCGATTCGGTTTCACCTTGGAGAAATCCCTTCTATTATAACAGCATCATGCCGCCAATATTCCATATCTAGCCGCACAAATTGTTGTTGGTCATCATGATACTGACGTGTCACCACCACGGCGGGCGTCCCACCTGTAGCATACAAATGCTGTGCACTCTCACCAGATAACGCGCCGATTTTCACCTGATACTTACTCACTTTGCAGGTAACGAAAAACTGCTCGGCAAGTTGTTGGGTTAACGACTGTGTGGCCGATACCCCCTTCCAATTGAGCGTATTGGGATGATGTAAATAGCTCATCACGAAAGCGACGGGGCGAGATTCTAAGTAGCCTATACGCTCAATACACTGTACATCAGTAAATGGGGGTAATTTCCCCATTTGCGCGATGTGCTTATCCGCCATTTTTCGAGTCGAGCGAATAAAGCGCATCTCGGCTTGCCTACCTTGTTGCGTAGCAAGTTCTTGAAATTCATTCTCGCTCGCAACGTCATAACGCAGCGCTGGAGGTGAGATAAACCATCCTCGGCGATCTTCACGATAAATCGCCCCTTCGGATTCCAGCAAGCTAAGCGCCTCACGCAAGGTGACTCGTGTCGTATTAAAAGATTCGGCCAACTGGCGTTCAGACGGCAGTTTTTGCCGCGGTGCTAATAAGCCCGCGGCAATTTGCTCAATGATGATGTCTTTGATTTTTACATATTGCACACGCGCAGCCTTAATGATGGTTCAGACAACTTAATCAAATGAATTCGGTTTGAATCCACAACACCTCGCCGACGGTGTTATTTTGCCAGTAAATGGTGCTGTAACTGTGCTAAGTCTTTTACTTGCAAAGTGGGCGTAATGCCCTCAGGCACCGGCTCATTAGCTTCATTTAACCAACAGGTATCAACGCCTATATTCATGCCGCCTAAAATATCTGAACGAGGGTTGTCACCGACCATCATGACGCGCTGTTTATTGGGTTGCCCCATTTCGGTGAGTGCATATTCAAAGATACGTGCGTCGGGTTTCGCACACCCTACCGCTTCTGAGCACACCACAACATCAAAATGTTGTGCTAAGCCGTTTTTCTCAAGACGCACTTGCTGCAGATCGACAAAGCCATTGGTCACGATACCCAATTTTACATTGCCTTTTAAAGCATCCAATAGTGGCTTGGCGCCGGGTAACGGCTCACAAACTTCGCCCATAGCGCGCAAAAAGTCTTGTTGGAGTTCTTCAGGCGTGACATTTAATCGGGTTGCTAGTGGAACAAAGCGCCCGTGCTTAAGTTGGTCTGCATCAATTTCACCATTTTGATACTTGACCCACGCTGGTTTATTAATTTTTTGGTATTCGTCAAAATCATCTTGAGTAAACGTCACTCCGCGCGGGGCTAACATAGTTTGTAACCCTCGAAAGGCATCAAAGCGAAATATCGTTTCGTCAGCATCAAATAAAATCCAATCGTATTGCATGAGCTCTCCTTTATATTTATCAACTTATTGTAATAGTTTTCCCGCCTTGACGTAAGTCTTCTTCACCACACAATGTGTTTCCTTGTGTTCAACAATTCTTTTTAGTAACCTACTTTGGTTGCTAAAAATGGCTTTATATTGCCAAACAGCGGTGTCCTACTATCAATGAGAGCAATGATGTTTAATGATTTCTCTGCTATTCCCATTTTTGTTGCTGTGGTTGAATTAGGCAGCTTTTCACGCGCTGCCGAGCGCCTAAATATAACTAAATCAGCGGTGAGTAAGCGTATTACGCAATTAGAGCAAGGGTTAGGCGCTCGATTACTTAATCGTACAACACGGCAAATTAGCCTGACAGAAGCCGGCGAACGTTATTACTCGCATGTGTCACAAGCGCTAAGCTCAGCCCATCAGGGGGTCGATGCCGTTGCTGAACTGCAGGGAGAACCGCAAGGCCAACTGAAAATTAGTGTGCCAATGTCATTTGGTATTCGCCATATCTCTCCTTATATCACCGAGTTTTTACAGCGCTACCCTAACCTACGTGTGGATATTCAGCTTGATGATCAAATCGTGGATATTGTTTCACAAGGTTTAGATATGGCCATTCGGATCGATAATATGCCCAATTCAACCTTGATTGCTAAGCGTTTAACGTGTTGTAAAACCGTGTTATGTGCCTCGCCAGCCTATATACAGCAGTACGGCGAGCCCACAAGTCCCGCTGATCTAATTGAACACAATTGCTTGCAATACTCCTATTTTCGGGGAGGACAAAGTTGGACCTTTTATGATGGTATCGAGCAAGAGTCGGTCATTCCTCATGGCAATGTACACGTCAATAACAGCGAGGCGATTCGCCGTATGCTACTGTCTGGTTTAGGTGTCGCACAACTGCCCACTTTTATTGTCGGTGAAGATATTCGTTCAAAAAAACTCGTGCCAATTATGTCCCATTATCAGTTACCGGAAAGCGCAGTGTATGCGGTGTATCCAGTCCGTCAGTATTTGCCACAAAAAGTACGTTTGTTCATTGATTATCTCTCAGAGAAATTTGATCAAACCCAGCCTTATTGGGATCAAAACGTGTTTTGCTCTCATCCAACTAAAGAATCTTAACCCTTGCCTTTTCAAACGCGGGATACGCCTGCTAAGGTCAGATTTAGGCACTGTGTTCCAAAAATACCAGAAGGAGTAACCTCATGAAAAAAGTGGCAGTAATTTTGAGCGGCTGCGGGGTTTATGATGGCAGCGAAATTCATGAAGCCGTATTAACCCTGCAGGCTATTGAACGTCATGGGGCAAGCTGGCATTGCTTTGCACCAAACGTGGAACAGCGTCAGGTTATCAACCATATTAATGGTGAGTTAATGTCTGAATCACGCAATGTGTTGGTCGAATCAGCGCGGATTGCACGTGGACACATTAGCGATGTCGTAGAACTCTCGGCCCAAGATTACGATGCTATAGCATTACCAGGCGGGTTTGGTATGGCAAAAAATATCACTGACTTTGCCACTCAAGGCGCAAACTGCCAACTGAATGATGATGTTGCCACTGCGTGTCGCGATTTTGCCACGACGGGCAAACCGGCAGGTTATATTTGTATTTCTCCGCACATTATTCCCATGATTTATCCACACGGCGTCGAAGGCACAATTGGTAATGACACGGATACAGCTGCCGGCTTTACGGCTTTAGGTGGGCAACATATTGACTGTCCAGTTGAGGATTACGTGCTTGATCAAACTAATAATGTGCTCTCAACTCCTGCGTATATGCTGGCCAGTTCGGTGAGCGAAGCAGCCACAGGCATTGATCGCTTAGTCAAAAAATTAGTCGAATTGGCTTAATCAAAACACGGAGAGCGTGGCTTAGTGACGATAAATGAGAGTTTGGTAAACCCGCTCGTTTAAACGGCCAATGTAAATAACTTGCTACACAATTATTTAAATGCCTGCGAATTAGTGTCTATTGCATCGCTTATTCGTAGGCATTTAAATGCATAAACACCTATAGTTCAGGCTTTTTATCACACTGCTCTTTATTATTAATTACTTACATATCAACCTTCTACCAATATATTTCCCCTTTCCACACTGACAAATTTGATCTCTATCAATGTCGCCTCATATTCCAAACGCCCTGCGGTAAAAATTGTTTTAGATCAATAATAACGTGTCGCGAGTCTGTCATAGTTTTTAACAGTTGGTTCACACCATAAACATACATATTTTATTGCTTTTGGAGCTGCCTTATGACAAGTGCATTTTTTATTCCTACTGTTAATCTAATGGGCGCAGGTTGTTTAACTGACGCTGTGGACACCATTCAATCTAAGGGGTTTAAAAAAGGGTTAATTGTAAGCGACGCGGTCTTAAATAAGATTGGGGTCGTACAAGACGTCGCTGAATTACTCTCTGCTCGCGACGTGGCAACCGTGGTTTATGATGGTACTCATCCAAACCCAACGGTGACTAACGTCAATGAGGGTTTGGCTATTTTACAAGACAACCAGTGTGACTTCGTTATTTCGCTAGGTGGCGGTTCACCGCATGATTGTGCCAAAGGGATCGCACTGCTCGCTTCAAATGGCGGTGAAATTGGTGATTATGAAGGTATCGATCAATCACCAAAACCGATGCTCCCGCTTATAGCCATTAATACAACGGCTGGGACAGCATCGGAAATGACTCGCTTCTGCATTATTACCGATGAAGAACGTCACATTAAAATGGCGATCGTTGATAAACACACTACCCCACTGATTTCTGTCAACGATCCTAAGTTGATGCTAGCAAAACCCGCTTCTCTAACCGCTGCAACAGGAATGGATGCACTCACCCATGCGATTGAAGCCTACGTTTCGACAGCCGCGACACCGATCACTGACGCGGTGGCGATTAAAGCAATTGAAATGATTCAAGCCAACCTACGTCAAGCCGTTAAACACGGGCAAGACTTAGACGCTCGTGAAGCGATGGCTTACGCACAATTTATGGCGGGAATGGCATTCAACAATGCCTCGCTCGGTTATGTTCACGCTATGGCGCACCAATTAGGCGGATTTTATAACCTGCCACATGGCGTGTGCAATGCCGTATTATTGCCTCACGTACAGCGTTACAATGCGAGCGTTTCTGCTGACCGTTTACGTGATGTGGCCAAAGCCATGGGGGTGAATGTTGCACACTTAAATGCCGAGCAAGGGGCAGATGCCGCGATCAGCGCGATTGTTGCACTATCGACTGAGATTGGTATTCCATCAGGCCTTGCAGAGCTGGGGGCTAAAGTAGAGGATGTGCCAATCTTGGCAAGTAATGCACTCCAAGATGCATGTGCTGTTACTAACCCTCGGCAAGGGACACATGAAGAAGTGTGTGCGATTTTCCAAGCGGCCTTCTAAACACTCATGTATGCCATGGCTGACGGCATAGACAACGCTTTGAGTAAAATGCCTTGTCTTATTATCGAATGGCAATGTGGACTCACCACCGAGTCATAACGTAAAAAGCGCCCGTGTTAAACGTGCGCTTTATTCGCTTTTTGCGTTATTAATATGGGCGGCTAGAGTGTGACTTAACGCAAACCACTAAGAAATTCAGCGCGAGTCGACGCATTAGATTTGAAAATACCGCCTAGTGCAGTGGTCGTCGTTTCGCTCGTTGCATCCATCACGCCGCGTGATTTTACACAATAATGAGTGGCATCGATCGTAACGGCAACATCGTCGGATTCTAATAACGTTTGCAAAGCAACTAAAATTTGCTGAGTCATACGCTCTTGTACTTGAGGACGCTGCGCAAAGAAACGTACGATACGGTTAATTTTTGATAACCCGATGATTTTACCACGAGGGATATACGCGACCGCAGCTTTACCATCAATCGTAACTAAATGATGTTCACACGTACTGGTGACCGTTATGTCTTTCACGCGCACCATTTCACTGACATTCATTTTATTTTCAATGACTGTGATTTTTGGGAAGTTTTGGTAGTCTAACCCTGAAAAAATCTCGTCAACGTACATTTTGGCAATACGTCTCGGTGTTTCTTCCAGACTATCATCAGTCAAATCGAGTCCGAGAACATTGAGAATTTCACCCATGTGGTGTTCAATTTTCTCTTTCTTTTCAGCTCGCCCGAACTCATTGGGGGCCATTGGCGTTTCAAGTCCACGACTCTCCAACGCTGCGATTACTTTTTTTGCTGAGTCACTCAGACCAGACATTGCACTACCTCTTACGTTGCCCTTAGCAGATGGCGACCAAGGATACGCGTATTTATGGATAATTACACCCCATTTTATCACGGGTCATTATTATTTCTGCCGATATATTTATGATAAACTGCTGTTAATAAAACAATGTCGTAAATTGCAAGGATAAAACCATGGGATGCTGTGATGTACCAGGCTTAATGCCCATTGAAGACGCGCAAGAGAAACTCCTCGCGGATATTCAGCCCGTCAGTGACACATTAACCTTACCGATTGGAGACGCCATCGGTTATGTCCTCGCTGACGATATTTGCTCGCCGCTCAATGTACCTCCTTTTGATAACTCGGCGATGGATGGTTATGCCGTACGTCGCGAAGATATCTGTGCCCAGCACACATTACCTATTGCAGGTAAGTCGATGGCCGGCACGCCATTTGACAAGGTATGGCCTAAAAATACCTGTGTGCGTATCATGACAGGGGCGCAAATCCCGAACGGTTGCGATGCGGTGATCATGCAAGAAAACGCACACGTTACCGAATCTGGCGTCCTATTTAATGAAACGGATCTCAAGCCAATGCAAAACATTCGCCCCGTTGGCGATGACATTTGCCAAGAAGATGTGGTGTTGACAAAAGGCGCACGACTCACTGCTCGTGATATCCCAATGATCGCCACGTTAGGCATTGCCAACGTCACTGTACTGAAAAAACCCGTTGTCGCATTTTTCTCTACTGGCGATGAGTTACAGCCGCTGGGAAGTGAACTCGGTGCTGGGCAGATCTACGACAGTAATCGCTATGGCATTAAAGCGTTAATTGAACAATTTGGTTGCGAGCCACTCGATTTAGGCATTATTGCTGATAACCCTAAACAATTGACCGAAACATTCATGCATGCGCAGCAACTGGCCGATGTGGTGTTAACCTCTGGCGGAGTCAGTGTGGGTGAAGCGGATTATACTAAAGATATTCTGGGCCAGTTGGGGGAGATCAACTTCTGGAAATTGGCAATCAAGCCGGGTAAGCCGTTTGCTTTTGGTACGCTTCCTCAAGCATGGTTTTGCGGACTACCGGGGAATCCCGTCTCCGCTTTTATTACCTGTTATGTATTAGTACAGCCATTACTCGCTAAACTAGCCGGACATACACAATGGCAAGCCCCCGTGTCGATTCCTGCTATTACCCATTCTAGCTTTAAAAAATCACCGGGACGCACAGACTATCAACGCGGGATCTATCACATTGAAAATGGTCAAGTGGTGGTAGAAAGTACCGGTAATCAAAGCTCTGGCGCTTTTCGTTCTATGTCGCTTGCTAACTGTTTTGTCGTCCTTGAACGAGAACGTGGTCGAGTGGAAGTGGGAGAAACCGTCAATATCGAATTATTTAACGCCAGTATTAGCGCATGAGTCAATCAATAGACACCCTCTCTGATAGGGAAATGCTGCGCTATAACCGTCAAATTATTCTTAAGCACTTCGATTTTGACGGACAAGAAGCATTAAAAACGAGTCGAGTTCTCATTATCGGTGCGGGCGGCCTTGGCTGTGCCAGTAGTCAATACTTGGCGACCGCTGGTATAGGGCATTTAACGCTGGTTGATTTTGACCGAGTCGAATTGTCCAATTTACAGCGCCAAGTTTTGCATCACGATGCCGACATTGGCCGCTATAAAGTGGACTCGGCAGTCGAAACACTCAAGCAATTGAACCCGCATTGCCAAGTAGAAGGTATCACTCACCGGCTCGATGATATCAAGCTGAGCGACGCGATTGAACAACATACCATTGTGCTGGACGCCAGTGATAATGTGGCAACGCGTAACCAATTAAATAAGTTATGTTACGCTCATAAAACCCCACTCATCTCTGGCGCGGCGATTCGTATGGAAGGTCATGTTTGTGTGTTTACCTACCAAGATGAACAGGAACCATGCTACCAATGCTTGAGCGCTTTGTTCGGCGATACCGCTTTAAGCTGTGTCGAATCTGGAGTGATGGCGCCTGTGGTTGGCATTATTGGGGCGGTGCAGGCCATGGAAGCTATCAAAGTAATCGCTAATGTTGGACGTACATTATCGAGTAAAATGTTGATGCTCGATGCCTTGACAATGAGTTGGCGGACCATGACATTGATGAAAAACTCGCACTGTGAGATCTGCAACACTTAAGCGCATTAGCAAAATATTATAAAAGCCGTGTTCATCAGCAAACAAATACCATGAGCACGCACATTAAAGGAGCGGGTTATGTCATCGTTAGTTTCTGTAGATTGGCTCAAGCAGCACATTCATGATGAAAACGTGGTTGTGCTGGATGCAAGTATGGCGTTTAAAATTCCGGTAGAGCCGCAAAAAGACACGACTAATATTATTGCGGGTGCGCGCCGTTTTGATTACGACACCCAATTTTGCGATCCAGACAGTCCCCTCCCCCATATGATGCCTTCGGCCGAGCGCTTTACTCAGTTAGCACAAGCTCTCGGTCTTAATCAGCAGGATACGTTGGTTGTCTATGATAATAGTGGCACTTATGCCTCTCCCCGAGCGTGGTGGATGTTACGTGCCATGGGTCATGACAATGTCTTGGTGCTCAATGGCGGCTTAACCGAGTGGAAAGCACAACATGGCGATATTGTTCAAAACTACGCTGAGCCTCGCGAGCCTGGCGACTTTCAAGCTCAATATAACCCTGATGCCTTTGTCGATGCGCAGACTGTTTTAGAAAACATTGGTCGTCACGATACCCAATTATTTGATGCACGCGGCCATGCACGGTTTGCGGGCACAACACCAGAGCCACGTGACGGAGTCCGTAGCGGGCATATTCCTGGCGCGATATGTTTGCCGTTCACTGAACTTATGGATAACCACCGGCTTAAACCACGCGCAGCACTCATGCCCATTGTATCCAGCCTCTTAGCTGCCGAACGTCAAGCTATATTTAGTTGTGGTTCCGGGGTCACTGCATGTATTTTATTACTCGCTGCGCAAGAATGTGGTTACACCAAAACCGCTGTTTATGATGGTTCATGGACCGAATGGGGACAGCGTTACGATTTACCCATTGCCACCGAGGATGGATAACTCAAACTAGTGGCAACTCTATACCCTCACCACCTAGCATCCAAATAAGCCATCAAAATCAGTAACGCCGTCTAGGTTAGACGGCGTCTTGATATGGCTCGTACAGTACGGCTGCTCAACCTGTTACTCGTCAGCATTAAGTGAGGTAAGGCGCGCTGTTTGCATTTGTTCATCGAGATTTAATACGGTTAATGCGTTACTGACACTGGTTGCCACGACATCGACCGCACCGGTGCGCAATGCTCCAAGCAGCGCTAAAGGCTTGCTATTTTCAGAGGCAATAGCAATCACTTCAGAAATCGGACGAAATTCTTCAATACTCATCCCAATAACACGATCGCTCATTCCTGTTTTGGCGATGTGGCCACGTACATCAAAAAAGTCGTGTCCCGCAAAGTCCCCCACAACGCCTTGGTGTAAACGCGACTGCACGACTTCATTCGGAGTAAACCAGCCTAAATCAACCATGTAGTTGTTTTCACTCATATCGCCAATCCCGACTAACGCCATGTCTGCTTTACGGGCTAAATCTAGCGTTTGCTTAACCGTTGTGTTTTGCATGAAGACCATTTTTTGTTCATAGTTTTCGGCATAAGCAGGCGCATACAGGGTTTCCGATGTACCACCATATTTTTTCGCTAATTGACGACAAATATGATCGGCGTTAAACATGCTGCCCCGAGGGTGAATTCCACCAATTCCACACACAAAAGTACAATCTCTTGGTGTAATGACCCCCACATGATGCGCAACAGAGGAAACGTTACGCCCCTGCCCCACAGTCACAACCATGCCACTTTTTAACGTTTGTGATAAATAATTAGAGACCAGACCAGCCACTTGTGTACGCTGGGCGGCTTCATTGGGCTGATCCAGCGCTATCAATGCTCGTTTCACACCAAAACGTTCAATGAGACGTTGTTCTATTTTGGCACTAAATACCGGATGGTACTTAACCGTAATTTCAACAATCCCTTCATCCCGAGCTTGTTTAAGTAACCGACCTACCTTGGCACGAGAAATCGCGAATTTTTTGGAAATTTCTTCTTGAGTTGAGCCATCCTGATAATAGGCAACCGCAATTTCTGTCAAGAGATCGCTGTCTTCGAGAGAGATCTCGGATTTATTGGTACTCATAATTTACTCTTAGATCGAGGGTTCAAGGTGCTAACAATGAACAATTGTCATAATCCGTTACAAAAGTTGTAACCGATCTGACGTTTGAACATATGCTCCATGGTAATACATTTGTTCATGCAATGTAACTTAAGATTCCACAATGTAAATGTTAACACCGCGTAATCCCTTGTAACGATTGGTTATCATAGCACCAGACGGGAATTCAATAGGTGATACGTATCGTGGTAATAGACAAAATCGGATTGACTTTCGGGGCAAATAAGATAAATATGGACGCATCATTTACTCATCAATCGATCATATGTTCATAAATGATAAGGTCAGATTGATTCAAACGAAAACGAAGAGTGATGTGTGTTATCGTCATGACTTCGTAATCTAAAAAGAACATGCTTTTTAGACGCCTGTTGCAACGCAAAGGTCGCCTAAACCAACGACGAATGAAGGACTATACAAATGAGCAATAAATTAGAGCAACTACGCAAAATGACGACTGTTGTCGCGGACACAGGTGAGATCGAAGCGATCAAAAAATACAAACCTGAAGATGCTACAACTAACCCTTCTCTGATTCTTAAAGCCGCTCAAATTCCTGCTTATGCACCGCTGATTGAACAGTCTATTGCTGCTGCCAAAGAGCTAAGCAACGACGAAGACGAACAAGTGGATAAAGCTTGTGACATGCTTGCGGTGAACATTGGTAAAGAAATTTTAAAAACCATTCCTGGTCGTATTTCTACTGAAGTTAACGCTCGCCTTTCTTACAATACAGAAGCAAGTGTTGAGAAAGCACGTGAACTGATGAAATTGTACAATGACGCTGGTATTCCAAACGAGCGTATTCTTATCAAACTCGCATCAACTTGGGAAGGCATTCGCGCTGCAGAGATCCTTGAAAAAGAAGGCATCAACTGTAACCTAACGTTGCTATTCTCATTTGCTCAAGCGCGTGCTTGTGCAGAAGCTGGCGCTTACCTAATCTCGCCTTTCGTTGGTCGTATCATGGACTGGTATAAAGCGAAAGAAGGCCGTTCATTCGAAGCACAAGAAGATCCAGGTGTTATCTCTGTATCTAAAATCTACGAATACTATAAAGAGCACGGCTACGATACTGTGGTTATGGGTGCAAGCTTCCGTAACATTGGCGAGATCTTAGAGTTGGCTGGCTGTGACCGTCTGACCATCAGCCCTAACTTGCTACAAGAGTTAGAAGAAGCAGAAGGCGATGTTGTCGAAAAATTAGTCGACTCAAAAGGCTCTAAAGCAGCGCCTGCGAAAATGACGCACTCTGAGTTCCTATGGGAACACAATCAAGATCCAATGGCCGTTGAAAAACTGGCTGAAGGCATCCGCAACTTTGCCGTAGACCAAGGCAAACTTGAAGCGATGATCAAAGATCAACTATAAGACTTAATCACAAGCGAGTGGCCTCAAACCACTCGCTTGTTCATTTTATTTCTTAAGCCGCCACTGTGCGGCTACCTACAAACTTAAATCGAGACATCCAAATATGAATCGTAAATATTTAGCAAATGCTATTCGTGCTCTAAGCATGGATGCGGTACAAAAAGCAAAATCTGGCCACCCTGGCGCACCAATGGGTATGGCAGATATTGCAGAAGTTCTGTGGCGTGACCACATGAACCACAACCCAACTAACCCTAACTGGGCAGGCCGTGACCGTTTTGTACTTTCTAACGGCCATGGTTCAATGTTGCTTTACTCATTGCTGCACCTCACAGGTTATGAGCTTGGCATTGACGATCTTAAAAATTTCCGTCAATTACACTCTAAAACGCCGGGCCACCCAGAATACGGCTATGCTCCTGGTATCGAAACAACCACTGGTCCACTAGGCCAAGGTATTGCCAATGCAGTAGGTATGGCGATTGCTGAGAAGTCGCTTGCCGCGCAGTTTAACCAAGACGAGCACGATATTGTTGACCACCATACCTACGCCTTCATGGGCGACGGTTGTATGATGGAAGGCATTTCACATGAAGTGTGTTCACTTGCTGGTACGCTAGGTCTGGGTAAATTGATCGCGTTCTGGGATGACAATGGTATCTCTATCGATGGTCACGTTGAAGGTTGGTTTGGCGATGATACAGCGAAACGCTTTGAATCTTACGGCTGGCAGGTTATCTCTAGCGTTGACGGTCACGACTCTGACGCAATCAACAAAGCGATTGAAGAAGCGAAAGCGGATACTTCACGTCCAACGCTAATTTGTTGTAAAACCATCATCGGTTTTGGTTCGCCAAACAAATCAGGTTCTCACGATTGTCACGGTGCACCACTAGGTGATGATGAAATCGCAGCAACACGTGAATTCCTAGGTTGGGAACATGCCCCATTTGTTGTACCTAGTGACGTTTACGCGAAATGGGATGCCAAAGAAGCGGGTCAAGCAAAAGAAGCCGCTTGGGATGAGAAATTCGCGGCTTACGAAAAAGCTTATCCAGAGCTTGCGGCTGAATTCAAACGCCGCGTCGCGGGCGATCTTCCTGCTAACTGGGAAGCAGCCACGCAAGAAATCATTGAAAACCTACAAGCAAACCCTGAGAAAATTGCGTCTCGTAAAGCATCACAAAACGCGCTTGAAGCCTTCGGTAAAATACTGCCTGAATTCATGGGCGGCTCTGCTGACTTGGCACCATCTAACTTGACCATCTGGTCGGGGTCTAAGTCACTGACTGAAGAAGATGCGTCAGGTAACTATATTCACTACGGTGTTCGTGAATTTGGTATGACCGCAATCATCAATGGTATTGCATTACACGGTGGCTTTGTACCTTACGGTGCAACCTTC
This window harbors:
- the yjjG gene encoding pyrimidine 5'-nucleotidase, with protein sequence MQYDWILFDADETIFRFDAFRGLQTMLAPRGVTFTQDDFDEYQKINKPAWVKYQNGEIDADQLKHGRFVPLATRLNVTPEELQQDFLRAMGEVCEPLPGAKPLLDALKGNVKLGIVTNGFVDLQQVRLEKNGLAQHFDVVVCSEAVGCAKPDARIFEYALTEMGQPNKQRVMMVGDNPRSDILGGMNIGVDTCWLNEANEPVPEGITPTLQVKDLAQLQHHLLAK
- the elbB gene encoding isoprenoid biosynthesis glyoxalase ElbB, producing MKKVAVILSGCGVYDGSEIHEAVLTLQAIERHGASWHCFAPNVEQRQVINHINGELMSESRNVLVESARIARGHISDVVELSAQDYDAIALPGGFGMAKNITDFATQGANCQLNDDVATACRDFATTGKPAGYICISPHIIPMIYPHGVEGTIGNDTDTAAGFTALGGQHIDCPVEDYVLDQTNNVLSTPAYMLASSVSEAATGIDRLVKKLVELA
- the moeA gene encoding molybdopterin molybdotransferase MoeA; its protein translation is MGCCDVPGLMPIEDAQEKLLADIQPVSDTLTLPIGDAIGYVLADDICSPLNVPPFDNSAMDGYAVRREDICAQHTLPIAGKSMAGTPFDKVWPKNTCVRIMTGAQIPNGCDAVIMQENAHVTESGVLFNETDLKPMQNIRPVGDDICQEDVVLTKGARLTARDIPMIATLGIANVTVLKKPVVAFFSTGDELQPLGSELGAGQIYDSNRYGIKALIEQFGCEPLDLGIIADNPKQLTETFMHAQQLADVVLTSGGVSVGEADYTKDILGQLGEINFWKLAIKPGKPFAFGTLPQAWFCGLPGNPVSAFITCYVLVQPLLAKLAGHTQWQAPVSIPAITHSSFKKSPGRTDYQRGIYHIENGQVVVESTGNQSSGAFRSMSLANCFVVLERERGRVEVGETVNIELFNASISA
- the yiaY gene encoding L-threonine dehydrogenase; protein product: MTSAFFIPTVNLMGAGCLTDAVDTIQSKGFKKGLIVSDAVLNKIGVVQDVAELLSARDVATVVYDGTHPNPTVTNVNEGLAILQDNQCDFVISLGGGSPHDCAKGIALLASNGGEIGDYEGIDQSPKPMLPLIAINTTAGTASEMTRFCIITDEERHIKMAIVDKHTTPLISVNDPKLMLAKPASLTAATGMDALTHAIEAYVSTAATPITDAVAIKAIEMIQANLRQAVKHGQDLDAREAMAYAQFMAGMAFNNASLGYVHAMAHQLGGFYNLPHGVCNAVLLPHVQRYNASVSADRLRDVAKAMGVNVAHLNAEQGADAAISAIVALSTEIGIPSGLAELGAKVEDVPILASNALQDACAVTNPRQGTHEEVCAIFQAAF
- a CDS encoding sulfurtransferase, with the translated sequence MSSLVSVDWLKQHIHDENVVVLDASMAFKIPVEPQKDTTNIIAGARRFDYDTQFCDPDSPLPHMMPSAERFTQLAQALGLNQQDTLVVYDNSGTYASPRAWWMLRAMGHDNVLVLNGGLTEWKAQHGDIVQNYAEPREPGDFQAQYNPDAFVDAQTVLENIGRHDTQLFDARGHARFAGTTPEPRDGVRSGHIPGAICLPFTELMDNHRLKPRAALMPIVSSLLAAERQAIFSCGSGVTACILLLAAQECGYTKTAVYDGSWTEWGQRYDLPIATEDG
- the folE gene encoding GTP cyclohydrolase I FolE, with the protein product MSGLSDSAKKVIAALESRGLETPMAPNEFGRAEKKEKIEHHMGEILNVLGLDLTDDSLEETPRRIAKMYVDEIFSGLDYQNFPKITVIENKMNVSEMVRVKDITVTSTCEHHLVTIDGKAAVAYIPRGKIIGLSKINRIVRFFAQRPQVQERMTQQILVALQTLLESDDVAVTIDATHYCVKSRGVMDATSETTTTALGGIFKSNASTRAEFLSGLR
- a CDS encoding LysR family transcriptional regulator; this translates as MFNDFSAIPIFVAVVELGSFSRAAERLNITKSAVSKRITQLEQGLGARLLNRTTRQISLTEAGERYYSHVSQALSSAHQGVDAVAELQGEPQGQLKISVPMSFGIRHISPYITEFLQRYPNLRVDIQLDDQIVDIVSQGLDMAIRIDNMPNSTLIAKRLTCCKTVLCASPAYIQQYGEPTSPADLIEHNCLQYSYFRGGQSWTFYDGIEQESVIPHGNVHVNNSEAIRRMLLSGLGVAQLPTFIVGEDIRSKKLVPIMSHYQLPESAVYAVYPVRQYLPQKVRLFIDYLSEKFDQTQPYWDQNVFCSHPTKES
- the moeB gene encoding molybdopterin-synthase adenylyltransferase MoeB, whose translation is MDTLSDREMLRYNRQIILKHFDFDGQEALKTSRVLIIGAGGLGCASSQYLATAGIGHLTLVDFDRVELSNLQRQVLHHDADIGRYKVDSAVETLKQLNPHCQVEGITHRLDDIKLSDAIEQHTIVLDASDNVATRNQLNKLCYAHKTPLISGAAIRMEGHVCVFTYQDEQEPCYQCLSALFGDTALSCVESGVMAPVVGIIGAVQAMEAIKVIANVGRTLSSKMLMLDALTMSWRTMTLMKNSHCEICNT
- a CDS encoding GntR family transcriptional regulator, with the protein product MQYVKIKDIIIEQIAAGLLAPRQKLPSERQLAESFNTTRVTLREALSLLESEGAIYREDRRGWFISPPALRYDVASENEFQELATQQGRQAEMRFIRSTRKMADKHIAQMGKLPPFTDVQCIERIGYLESRPVAFVMSYLHHPNTLNWKGVSATQSLTQQLAEQFFVTCKVSKYQVKIGALSGESAQHLYATGGTPAVVVTRQYHDDQQQFVRLDMEYWRHDAVIIEGISPR